In Parasegetibacter sp. NRK P23, a single genomic region encodes these proteins:
- a CDS encoding glycosyltransferase, which produces MHIAFVHPHKAFLPELTAYTGYFSKKGWKTSTWHVTDQLPHDVTVEWRMMGTHYAARHPKRILIHEYASPSMPPFAVLKNTLKGCFNTTPDLRIFQNEYVQRSFTFKKQTPSVFRDMGIPESWLAESPAVPPLHDFIYVGSVEKNRAIPLLLDRFTTALKTHTLLIVSRDYAALQEKYRHAANIRFTGPVSPATLRELILQAAFAINFISPVAPFNQLTSTKFLEYAACQRRIITTNYPWIQDFQQQYGGNYFYLDTDLENLTWEAVNTFKYACPEDMRPFTWEQRIKQSGIENFLERF; this is translated from the coding sequence ATGCACATCGCGTTCGTTCATCCGCACAAGGCTTTCTTACCTGAACTTACCGCATATACCGGTTATTTCAGCAAAAAGGGGTGGAAGACTTCCACCTGGCATGTAACGGACCAACTTCCCCATGATGTTACCGTGGAATGGCGCATGATGGGTACGCATTACGCCGCCCGGCACCCCAAACGCATACTTATCCATGAGTATGCTTCTCCCTCCATGCCTCCATTCGCAGTCCTGAAGAATACGCTGAAAGGCTGTTTTAATACAACCCCTGACCTGCGGATTTTCCAGAATGAATACGTTCAGCGCTCGTTTACCTTCAAAAAACAAACACCTTCTGTCTTCAGAGACATGGGCATCCCCGAAAGCTGGCTCGCGGAAAGTCCCGCAGTTCCTCCGCTACATGACTTTATATATGTAGGCAGTGTGGAGAAAAACCGTGCGATCCCCCTCCTGCTCGACCGGTTTACAACTGCATTAAAAACGCATACTTTATTGATCGTAAGCCGGGATTATGCAGCGCTTCAAGAAAAATACAGGCATGCCGCCAATATCCGGTTTACAGGGCCCGTTTCCCCGGCAACACTACGGGAACTTATACTCCAGGCTGCTTTCGCCATCAATTTCATTTCCCCGGTGGCTCCATTTAACCAGCTTACGTCCACAAAATTCCTGGAATATGCCGCCTGCCAAAGGCGGATCATCACTACGAATTATCCCTGGATACAGGATTTCCAGCAACAATATGGCGGAAACTATTTTTACCTCGACACAGATCTGGAGAACCTGACCTGGGAAGCTGTAAACACTTTTAAATATGCCTGCCCGGAAGATATGCGGCCATTCACCTGGGAGCAACGGATCAAACAATCGGGAATAGAAAACTTTTTAGAACGATTTTAG
- a CDS encoding helix-turn-helix domain-containing protein, with amino-acid sequence MATDTSNVQFQLAARFVHQTSRHIFLTGKAGTGKTTFLRYLKDTAYKKMAIVAPTGVAAMNAGGMTIHSFFNLPFGTYIHNKAHGWGEENGNVYNKHQLFHKAKLSGAKRSIIRETELLVIDEVSMVRADVLDAMDAILRNIRKRQEPFGGVQMLFIGDLFQLPPVVKEEDWNHLREVYASPFFFDALVLREADPVSIELDKIYRQQDRRFVDLLNNVRNNCCTPSDYDLLRDHYQPAFTPVAGDDFITLTSHNFKADAINKQELDKLPGKPVLLEALVTGDFPEHTYPADRVLALKQGAQVMFIKNDKGEARRYFNGKIGLIEKIDLVQDHIQVRFPHEPDLLTLEKETWRNIRYQFDAEKDRITEDELGTFTQYPIRTAWAVTIHKSQGLTFQKAMIDAGRSFAPGQVYVALSRLTNMEGLVLKSPIEANSISTDPHVLAFSQRTIAQNALLELLESAQKAFAGKSILQVFDWSKLREEVSEFLAAYEKRVILNKEKGYILFLDISRVLMKLQEVGARFTAQLQQLLQDNGNEPHLLKERATAATTWFNAELEQKILVPLQLHYAEMRNKPRTKKYLDELRDIQLQFEKRQRQLNQVNVIVQSLAEEKDMDAIMEEVSKLHRPLFPQTAMEAPSHPADPKPVKVPKGETKRISLALFKEGKSITEIAKERALAVTTIEGHIAAYAGTSEIDINTIVTAEKLNAIAEKIRALESFSLSAVKEQLDDSFSYFEIKCVAAYIRLQETGSTS; translated from the coding sequence ATGGCAACGGATACTTCGAATGTACAGTTTCAATTGGCGGCCAGGTTTGTGCACCAGACTTCCAGGCATATTTTCCTCACGGGAAAAGCAGGTACCGGGAAAACGACTTTCCTTCGTTACCTGAAGGATACCGCCTACAAAAAAATGGCCATCGTGGCCCCTACCGGCGTGGCCGCGATGAATGCCGGCGGCATGACCATCCATTCTTTCTTCAACCTGCCCTTTGGCACCTACATTCACAACAAAGCGCATGGCTGGGGAGAAGAAAACGGCAACGTGTACAACAAACACCAGCTGTTTCACAAAGCGAAACTCAGCGGCGCCAAACGAAGCATCATCCGCGAAACGGAGTTACTGGTGATCGATGAAGTATCCATGGTACGCGCCGATGTGCTGGACGCGATGGACGCCATCCTCCGCAACATCCGCAAAAGGCAGGAGCCCTTCGGCGGGGTACAGATGCTGTTCATCGGCGACCTTTTCCAATTACCGCCGGTAGTGAAAGAAGAAGACTGGAACCATTTACGGGAAGTATACGCCAGCCCTTTCTTTTTCGATGCGCTGGTGCTCCGCGAAGCCGACCCCGTTTCCATTGAACTCGACAAAATTTACCGGCAGCAGGACCGGCGCTTCGTGGACCTCCTGAACAACGTGCGCAACAACTGCTGCACCCCCAGCGACTACGACCTCCTCCGCGACCATTACCAACCGGCATTCACACCGGTAGCGGGCGATGATTTTATTACGCTCACCTCCCACAACTTCAAAGCCGATGCCATCAATAAACAGGAACTGGATAAACTGCCCGGCAAACCCGTTTTGCTGGAAGCGCTGGTAACCGGCGATTTCCCCGAACACACCTACCCCGCCGACCGGGTACTGGCCCTGAAACAAGGGGCGCAGGTGATGTTCATCAAAAACGATAAAGGTGAGGCCCGGCGCTACTTTAACGGCAAGATAGGCCTCATCGAAAAGATAGACCTCGTTCAGGACCATATCCAGGTGCGTTTCCCCCATGAGCCCGACCTGCTTACGCTGGAAAAAGAAACCTGGCGCAACATCCGCTACCAGTTCGATGCCGAAAAGGACCGTATTACGGAAGACGAACTGGGCACTTTCACCCAATACCCCATTCGTACCGCCTGGGCCGTTACCATCCACAAAAGTCAGGGACTTACTTTCCAGAAAGCCATGATAGATGCCGGTCGCTCTTTCGCGCCGGGGCAGGTTTATGTGGCGCTGAGCCGGCTCACCAATATGGAAGGACTCGTATTGAAATCGCCCATTGAAGCGAACAGCATCAGTACCGATCCCCATGTACTCGCCTTCTCCCAGAGAACCATTGCACAAAACGCTTTACTGGAGCTCCTTGAATCAGCGCAGAAAGCATTCGCCGGAAAATCCATCCTGCAGGTATTCGACTGGAGCAAGCTGCGCGAAGAAGTGAGTGAATTCCTGGCCGCTTACGAAAAACGGGTGATCCTGAATAAAGAGAAAGGTTATATTCTGTTTCTAGACATCTCCAGAGTGCTGATGAAATTGCAGGAAGTAGGTGCCAGGTTTACCGCGCAGTTGCAACAATTGTTGCAGGATAACGGCAACGAGCCGCACCTTTTGAAAGAAAGAGCCACCGCCGCCACCACCTGGTTCAATGCGGAACTGGAGCAAAAAATATTAGTGCCGCTACAACTTCATTATGCGGAAATGCGGAACAAACCCCGTACAAAAAAATACCTGGATGAGCTGCGTGATATACAGCTTCAATTCGAAAAGCGACAACGGCAACTCAACCAGGTAAATGTTATTGTGCAATCACTTGCGGAAGAAAAGGATATGGATGCCATCATGGAAGAAGTAAGCAAACTGCATCGTCCGTTGTTCCCCCAAACCGCAATGGAAGCGCCCTCCCACCCTGCTGATCCCAAACCCGTAAAAGTGCCCAAAGGCGAGACCAAACGTATTAGTCTGGCCTTATTCAAAGAAGGAAAAAGCATAACGGAAATCGCCAAAGAAAGAGCGCTTGCCGTAACCACTATTGAAGGACATATCGCCGCTTACGCGGGAACTTCTGAGATTGATATCAACACCATCGTAACAGCGGAAAAACTCAACGCCATCGCCGAAAAGATACGCGCATTGGAGAGCTTTTCCCTATCCGCCGTAAAAGAACAACTGGATGATTCTTTCAGCTACTTCGAGATCAAATGCGTAGCGGCATATATCCGGCTTCAGGAAACGGGCAGCACCTCATAA
- a CDS encoding dihydrofolate reductase family protein codes for MRKLILQLATSLDGLIEGPNGEFDWCFTDQDYGMNEFLQQTDTIFFGRKSYDLFKAHIPSSDAQEESSFWNAFLSMKQYVFSRNPQQEQGVTYISDDIVNKVKQIKAEPGKNIWLYGGASITSLLMKEGLVDELMLAMHPIVLGAGTPLFKDLNGRVKLQLKKSFPYDTGLVSLYYEVLPVS; via the coding sequence ATGCGCAAACTCATCCTCCAACTCGCCACCTCCCTCGATGGCCTCATAGAAGGCCCCAACGGTGAATTCGACTGGTGCTTCACCGACCAGGACTACGGCATGAACGAATTCCTCCAACAAACCGATACCATCTTCTTCGGAAGAAAAAGCTATGATCTCTTTAAAGCGCATATCCCTTCCAGTGATGCGCAGGAAGAAAGTAGCTTCTGGAACGCTTTTCTTTCCATGAAGCAATACGTGTTCTCCCGTAATCCTCAGCAGGAACAAGGTGTAACGTACATTTCCGATGATATTGTAAATAAGGTGAAACAAATAAAAGCCGAACCAGGAAAAAATATCTGGCTCTATGGCGGAGCATCCATCACCAGTTTGCTCATGAAGGAAGGACTGGTAGACGAACTGATGCTCGCCATGCACCCGATTGTTTTGGGAGCCGGAACGCCACTGTTTAAAGACCTCAACGGGCGCGTAAAGCTACAATTGAAAAAATCCTTTCCTTATGATACGGGCCTGGTTTCCCTGTATTATGAGGTGCTGCCCGTTTCCTGA
- a CDS encoding glutamine synthetase III — MSLRFQALNYLSVDNNETSVPPSLKVTSIFGENVFTLEKARSFLSDEGYKSLVASIKGGKKIDRNMANQIAAGLRQWAESKGVTHYTHWFQPLTGTTAEKHDSFFTLKSDGTAIEEFDGAALIQQEPDASSFPNGGLRATFEARGYTAWDPSSPAFIMDIGTGKTLCIPTVFISYTGESLDYKAPLMKALEALNKSAVEVCNYFDKNVTKVTPTLGWEQEYFVIDEALFNARPDLVLSGRTVFGHSPAKGQQLEDHYFGSIPERTYAFMRDFEQESYKLGIPLRTRHNEVAPAQFECAPIFEEVNLAVDHNTLLMDVLDRVARRHRLRVLLHEKPFAGINGSGKHNNWSMATDTGVNLLAPGKTPKTNLMFLTFFVNTIKAVHDYADLMRASIASASNDFRLGANEAPPAIISVFTGQYLSKVLADIKERVGDKFDEQDEAILKLDLHRSIPEVMLDNTDRNRTSPFAFTGNKFEFRAVGSSANCANAMTVLNTIMAETLKTFKKDVDALIEKGEKKEIAIMHVIREYIVASEKVLFEGDGYSDDWEKEAEKRGLENIKTTPKALDAMVSPKAKKLFESNGVYTHPELEARHEIELEKYIKKVQIEARIMGEMATSLILPAAIKYQNTLLQNVKGLKEVGLDAGTYGPQKYILEKISSHIAIISDKVVEMIEARKKANALTDTREKAIAYCDEVKGKYFDVIRYHVDKLELMVDDKEWTLPKYRELLFLR, encoded by the coding sequence ATGTCATTACGATTCCAAGCACTAAACTACCTGTCTGTTGACAACAACGAGACTTCGGTTCCCCCTTCCCTGAAGGTGACTTCCATTTTCGGTGAAAATGTTTTCACCCTGGAAAAAGCACGCTCCTTCCTGAGCGATGAAGGCTACAAAAGCCTCGTGGCCTCTATTAAAGGCGGTAAGAAAATCGACCGCAACATGGCCAATCAAATTGCTGCCGGCTTACGTCAATGGGCCGAATCCAAAGGCGTAACTCACTATACTCACTGGTTCCAGCCCCTTACAGGCACCACCGCTGAAAAGCACGATTCCTTCTTCACCCTGAAAAGTGATGGTACCGCTATCGAAGAATTCGACGGCGCGGCGCTGATCCAGCAGGAACCTGACGCCTCTTCTTTCCCCAACGGCGGTCTCCGCGCTACTTTCGAAGCACGCGGTTACACGGCCTGGGATCCATCTTCCCCCGCATTCATCATGGACATTGGTACCGGTAAAACACTGTGTATCCCTACCGTGTTCATCTCTTATACCGGCGAATCACTGGACTACAAAGCGCCCCTGATGAAAGCGCTGGAAGCCCTGAACAAATCCGCTGTTGAAGTTTGTAACTATTTCGATAAGAATGTAACCAAAGTTACCCCTACCCTCGGTTGGGAACAGGAGTACTTCGTAATCGACGAAGCATTGTTCAATGCCCGTCCTGACCTGGTACTCAGCGGACGTACCGTTTTCGGACACTCCCCCGCAAAAGGCCAGCAACTGGAAGACCACTACTTCGGTTCTATTCCTGAAAGAACTTACGCATTCATGCGCGATTTCGAACAGGAGTCCTATAAACTGGGTATTCCCCTGCGTACACGTCACAACGAGGTGGCCCCCGCTCAGTTCGAGTGCGCCCCCATCTTCGAAGAAGTGAACCTCGCGGTTGACCATAACACCCTGCTGATGGACGTGCTGGACCGCGTTGCCCGCCGCCACCGCCTCCGCGTGCTGCTGCACGAGAAGCCTTTCGCGGGCATCAACGGTAGCGGTAAACACAACAACTGGTCCATGGCTACCGATACCGGCGTTAACCTGCTGGCACCCGGTAAAACACCGAAGACCAACCTGATGTTCCTGACCTTCTTCGTGAACACCATCAAAGCCGTACACGACTATGCCGACCTGATGCGCGCCTCTATCGCTTCCGCTTCCAACGATTTCCGTCTGGGCGCCAACGAAGCACCTCCCGCCATCATCTCCGTATTCACCGGCCAATACCTGAGCAAAGTACTCGCCGATATCAAAGAAAGAGTAGGTGATAAATTCGATGAGCAAGACGAAGCCATCCTGAAACTCGACCTGCACCGCAGCATTCCTGAAGTAATGCTCGACAACACCGATCGTAACCGTACTTCTCCTTTCGCATTCACCGGCAACAAATTCGAGTTCCGCGCCGTAGGTTCTTCCGCCAACTGCGCCAACGCGATGACCGTGCTGAACACCATCATGGCTGAAACACTGAAAACCTTCAAAAAGGATGTGGATGCCCTGATCGAAAAAGGTGAGAAAAAAGAGATCGCCATCATGCACGTGATCCGCGAGTACATCGTTGCTTCTGAAAAAGTATTGTTCGAAGGCGACGGTTACAGCGACGACTGGGAAAAAGAAGCCGAAAAACGTGGCCTGGAAAACATCAAAACCACGCCAAAAGCGCTGGATGCCATGGTTTCCCCCAAAGCGAAAAAACTGTTCGAAAGCAATGGCGTTTACACGCATCCTGAACTGGAGGCCCGCCACGAAATTGAACTGGAAAAATACATCAAGAAAGTACAGATCGAAGCGCGCATCATGGGTGAAATGGCTACCAGCCTGATCCTCCCCGCCGCTATCAAATACCAGAACACCCTCCTTCAGAACGTAAAAGGCCTGAAAGAAGTTGGTCTGGACGCCGGAACTTACGGCCCGCAGAAATACATTCTTGAAAAAATATCCTCTCACATCGCTATCATCAGCGATAAAGTGGTGGAAATGATCGAAGCCCGCAAAAAAGCAAACGCGCTTACGGATACCCGTGAAAAAGCGATCGCTTATTGCGATGAAGTTAAAGGCAAATACTTCGATGTAATCCGCTACCATGTTGACAAACTGGAACTGATGGTAGACGACAAGGAATGGACACTTCCGAAATACCGCGAACTGTTGTTCCTGAGATAA